The Hevea brasiliensis isolate MT/VB/25A 57/8 chromosome 1, ASM3005281v1, whole genome shotgun sequence genome has a window encoding:
- the LOC110634140 gene encoding uncharacterized protein LOC110634140: MAPAKGCVLVLDKVRRCVRTVIFMVAMVASLLVSSMPVLVAIGDVLVPCVLVSSFTCLSCYGFKEHLHRYAFKSSLTDIPLVSVVRSLIIICVYLMCDAPALSHGPYLGTVTLCSVVSVLLLSVKACVFTVNSQIEAEASTSLSRQKLHLKKSWGMPVLFLSSVVFALGHTVVAYRTSCRARRKLLFHRVDPEAVLSCKSVFSGYQKVPRSPTPTAGRTPKSDSEMRRKPFGSVHDEGELPIRLLADIDSLFITCQGLTVHYKLCLPGSPPRSLSSTAFLEPSPSCSSPKMTGGRLKLERQPFNALLKTQHNLHRSYSNQFHSSSLYAPLLDVSPTSAVLSEEIPVLNLDDAIEENEISKGNYGSPEQDMEENGQFGIVLIHGFGGGVFSWRHVMGVLGRQVGCTVAAFDRPGWGLTSRPRRKDWEDKELPNPYKLETQVDLLLAFCSEMGFSSVVLVGHDDGGLLALMAAQRLQTSMNSFNVTIKALVLLNVSLSREVVPAFARILLRTSLGKKHLVRPLLRTEIVQVVNRRAWYDSAKLTAETLSLYKAPLYVEGWDEALHEIGKLSCETVLSPQIYASLLKAVEDMPILVIAGAEDAFVPLKSSQVMASKLVNSRLVAISGCGHLPHEECPKALLAAMSPFISRLLLRSDLENQ; encoded by the exons ATGGCGCCGGCTAAAGGATGTGTGTTGGTGTTGGACAAAGTCAGAAGATGTGTTCGCACGGTGATTTTCATGGTGGCGATGGTGGCGTCGCTGCTGGTGTCGTCTATGCCGGTGCTGGTGGCGATCGGGGATGTTTTGGTGCCGTGCGTGTTGGTTTCCAGTTTTACTTGTTTGAGTTGCTATGGATTTAAGGAGCATTTGCATAGATACGCCTTCAAGAGCTCCTTGACAGATATTCCTCTTGTTTCCGTTGTCAGATCTCTTATCATCATCT GTGTTTATTTGATGTGTGATGCCCCTGCTCTCTCACATGGTCCCTACCTTGGAACTGTGACACTCTGTTCTGTTGTTTCAGTTCTTCTTCTTTCAGTTAAGGCTTGTGTTTTCACTGTGAATTCTCAAATTGAGGCTGAAGCTTCGACTTCCCTTTCAAGGCAAAAGCTCCATTTGAAGAAGTCATGGGGAATGCCTGTCTTATTTCTGTCATCAGTGGTTTTCGCACTTGGCCACACTGTGGTTGCTTACAGAACAAGCTGCAGAGCGCGGAGAAAGCTTTTGTTTCACCGAGTTGATCCAGAAGCT GTGCTATCTTGCAAAAGTGTTTTCTCTGGTTATCAGAAGGTGCCTCGGTCTCCCACTCCAACTGCAGGAAGAACCCCAAAAAGTGACAGTGAAATGAGGCGAAAACCATTTGGATCTGTTCATGATGAAGGGGAACTCCCAATCAGATTGCTCGCTGACATAGATAGCTTATTCATTACGTGCCAAGGGCTTACTGTACACTACAAGCTCTGTCTGCCTGGTTCCCCCCCTCGTTCTTTATCTTCCACTGCTTTTCTTGAACCTTCTCCTAGCTGTAGCTCACCAAAGATGACAGGAGGACGGCTTAAACTTGAGAGGCAGCCATTCAATGCATTATTGAAAACCCAGCATAATCTCCATAGGAGTTACAGCAATCAATTTCACAGCTCTTCCTTATATGCTCCATTATTGGACGTTTCTCCAACTTCTGCTGTGCTCTCCGAAGAAATTCCTGTTTTGAACCTAGATGATGCGATTGAGGAGAATGAAATAAGCAAAGGAAACTATGGATCTCCTGAGCAAGATATGGAGGAAAATGGCCAGTTTGGTATCGTTCTAATTCATGGCTTTGGGGGAGGTGTCTTCTCATGGAGGCATGTGATGGGGGTTCTCGGTCGGCAGGTTGGTTGCACAGTTGCCGCTTTTGATCGGCCTGGTTGGGGATTAACTTCTCGGCCTCGTCGGAAGGATTGGGAAGATAAAGAATTGCCAAATCCATATAAGCTTGAAACTCAG GTTGACCTGCTTCTTGCTTTCTGTTCTGAGATGGGGTTTTCTTCAGTGGTGCTTGTTGGTCATGATGATGGAGGCTTGCTTGCTCTGATGGCTGCACAAAGACTTCAAACATCCATGAATTCTTTCAAT GTTACAATAAAGGCACTGGTATTGCTAAATGTCAGTTTGTCAAGAGAAGTGGTTCCTGCCTTTGCTAGGATACTCTTGCGTACTTCACTTGGGAAGAAGCACCTGGTTCGCCCCCTACTTCGAACAGAAATTGTTCAAGTGGTGAACAGGCGTGCATGGTATGATTCTGCCAAGCTAACAGCAGAGACTTTAAGCCTCTATAAG GCCCCTCTATATGTGGAAGGTTGGGATGAAGCACTCCACGAAATAGGCAAACTTTCATGTGAGACTGTCCTCTCACCGCAGATTTATGCATCATTGCTGAAGGCAGTAGAAGACATGCCGATATTAGTCATTGCTGGTGCTGAAGATGCCTTTGTCCCTCTCAAGTCCTCCCAAGTCATGGCTTCAAAACTTGTAAATTCT AGACTGGTTGCCATATCAGGATGTGGCCATCTTCCACATGAGGAGTGCCCCAAGGCATTACTTGCAGCTATGTCGCCCTTCATAAGCAGACTATTGTTGAGATCAGATTTGGAAAACCAATAG